In one window of Shewanella goraebulensis DNA:
- a CDS encoding GNAT family N-acetyltransferase encodes MKLSTFHPDFSEEVIALYTQVFGDAEGESEGKVIGHLVSEILTTTKPEDLFGFVAAIDHQIVGCILFSKLTLANSTKAFILSPVAVDTSHQGQGVGQALINFGLEALKDKGVELAFTYGDPSYYVKVGFKPISESCIKAPLILTYPEGWLAQSLTGSEIEAIEGESFCVDALNEQSYW; translated from the coding sequence ATGAAGCTATCGACTTTTCATCCAGACTTTAGCGAAGAGGTTATTGCTCTTTACACTCAAGTATTTGGCGATGCAGAAGGAGAGTCTGAGGGTAAAGTGATTGGTCATTTAGTGTCTGAAATATTAACCACGACGAAACCAGAAGATTTATTCGGTTTTGTAGCGGCGATAGATCATCAAATCGTTGGCTGTATTTTGTTTAGTAAGCTGACTTTAGCTAATAGCACTAAGGCATTTATTCTATCGCCAGTTGCGGTTGATACGTCTCATCAAGGCCAAGGTGTTGGCCAAGCACTGATTAACTTTGGGCTTGAAGCATTAAAAGATAAAGGCGTTGAGTTAGCGTTTACTTACGGTGATCCTAGCTACTACGTTAAAGTAGGGTTTAAACCTATTAGCGAATCTTGTATCAAGGCACCGCTGATATTAACTTATCCAGAAGGGTGGTTGGCTCAATCGTTAACAGGCTCAGAGATTGAAGCGATTGAAGGTGAGAGTTTTTGTGTTGATGCATTGAATGAGCAATCTTACTGGTAA
- the purD gene encoding phosphoribosylamine--glycine ligase, producing the protein MQVLVIGGGGREHALAWKAAQSAQVEKVFVAPGNAGTSLEPKLENVGIKVEAISELVKFAQDNKIELTIVGPEVPLALGVVDAFNEAGLPIFGPTQGAAQLESSKAFTKDFLARHNIPTADYANFTDIEPAKAYSVELTNKTGFPVVIKADGLAAGKGVIIAQDQAEADAAIEDMLAGNKFGEAGSRVVIEEFLKGEEASFIVMVDGKNILAMATSQDHKARDNGDYGPNTGGMGAYSPAPVVTQTVHDWTIANVIRPTVDGMAAEGNVYTGFLYAGLMIAPDGSAKVLEYNCRFGDPETQPIMMRLQSDLVELCLAATRGELDKVTAEFDSRAAVGVVLAAGGYPDAYRKADVIDGLSLGDNNAKVFHAGTAMKDGHVVTAGGRVLCATALGNTVTEAQASAYKLVDAIHWDDVYFRTDIAYRAIAREQGKD; encoded by the coding sequence ATGCAGGTACTTGTAATTGGCGGCGGCGGACGCGAACACGCACTAGCTTGGAAAGCAGCTCAATCAGCTCAAGTTGAAAAAGTTTTTGTTGCTCCTGGCAACGCAGGCACATCTTTAGAGCCAAAATTAGAAAACGTCGGTATTAAGGTTGAAGCAATTTCAGAATTAGTGAAATTTGCCCAAGACAACAAGATTGAATTAACCATTGTTGGCCCAGAAGTGCCATTAGCACTTGGCGTAGTTGATGCCTTTAACGAAGCTGGCTTACCTATCTTTGGCCCAACCCAAGGCGCAGCGCAACTTGAGTCTTCAAAAGCTTTCACGAAAGATTTTTTAGCTCGCCATAATATTCCAACTGCCGACTACGCTAACTTTACTGACATCGAGCCAGCAAAAGCTTACAGCGTTGAACTGACCAACAAAACAGGTTTCCCTGTTGTGATTAAAGCTGACGGTTTAGCAGCAGGTAAAGGCGTGATTATCGCGCAAGACCAAGCTGAAGCTGATGCTGCAATTGAAGATATGCTAGCAGGTAACAAATTTGGCGAAGCCGGTTCTCGCGTTGTTATCGAAGAATTTTTAAAAGGTGAAGAAGCCAGCTTTATCGTCATGGTAGATGGTAAAAACATATTAGCCATGGCCACCAGCCAAGACCATAAAGCCCGTGATAATGGCGATTATGGCCCTAACACTGGCGGCATGGGTGCATACTCACCAGCACCAGTCGTTACCCAAACCGTTCACGACTGGACAATTGCCAATGTTATCCGTCCAACAGTTGATGGCATGGCAGCAGAAGGCAATGTTTACACAGGTTTCTTATATGCTGGTTTAATGATTGCACCTGATGGCAGCGCAAAAGTACTTGAGTACAACTGCCGCTTTGGCGACCCAGAAACGCAGCCAATCATGATGCGTCTACAATCAGATTTAGTTGAACTTTGTTTAGCCGCCACCCGTGGTGAGCTTGATAAAGTGACCGCAGAATTTGATTCACGCGCAGCAGTCGGTGTGGTACTAGCAGCAGGCGGATACCCTGATGCCTACCGCAAAGCTGACGTAATTGACGGTTTATCTTTAGGTGACAACAACGCCAAAGTATTCCACGCAGGCACAGCTATGAAAGACGGCCACGTAGTAACTGCAGGCGGCCGCGTATTATGTGCCACGGCACTCGGTAACACAGTGACAGAAGCACAAGCTAGCGCATACAAGCTAGTCGATGCCATCCACTGGGATGACGTCTACTTCCGCACCGATATCGCCTACCGCGCAATCGCACGCGAGCAAGGTAAAGACTAA
- the purH gene encoding bifunctional phosphoribosylaminoimidazolecarboxamide formyltransferase/IMP cyclohydrolase produces the protein MNNVRPIRRALLSVSDKTGMLEFAQALHEQGVELLSTGGTAKLLADNNIPVTEVSDYTGHPEIMDGRVKTLHPKVHGGILARRGIDEIVMEQNAIKPIDLVAVNLYPFASTVAKEGCTLADAVENIDIGGPTMVRSTAKNHKDTTIVVNASDYGRVIAEMQANEGSTTLETRFDLAIAAFEHTAAYDGMIANYFGTMVPAHSKDECHEDSSFPRTFNTQLIKKQDLRYGENSHQKAAFYVDAHIDEASVASATQLQGKALSYNNIADTDAALECVKEFEGPACVIVKHANPCGVALGETILEAYDRAFKTDPTSAFGGIIAFNQELDADTAKAIVDRQFVEVIIAPTVSAAAREIVAAKANVRLLECGQWNTKTTTQDFKRVNGGLLVQDRDQGMVDVADVKVVSKVQPTAEQLTDLMFCWKVAKFVKSNAIVYAKDGMTIGVGAGQMSRVYSAKVAGIKAADEGLVVEGSVMASDAFFPFRDGIDAAAAAGISCIIQPGGSIRDEEIIAAADEHGIAMVFTGMRHFRH, from the coding sequence ATGAATAATGTCAGACCCATTCGTCGCGCGCTGTTAAGCGTATCTGATAAAACTGGAATGCTTGAGTTTGCACAAGCATTACATGAGCAAGGCGTAGAGTTACTTTCTACTGGTGGCACCGCTAAATTACTTGCTGATAATAATATTCCAGTGACCGAAGTCTCTGACTACACAGGGCATCCTGAGATCATGGATGGTCGTGTTAAAACACTTCACCCTAAAGTACATGGCGGTATTCTTGCGCGTCGTGGTATCGATGAAATCGTGATGGAACAAAATGCCATCAAACCAATCGACTTAGTTGCCGTTAACCTTTACCCGTTTGCCTCTACAGTGGCAAAAGAAGGTTGTACTTTGGCTGACGCAGTTGAAAACATCGATATCGGTGGCCCAACCATGGTTCGCTCAACAGCTAAAAACCACAAAGACACCACGATTGTTGTTAATGCTAGCGACTACGGCCGCGTGATTGCAGAAATGCAAGCCAATGAAGGCAGCACAACACTTGAAACTCGCTTTGACTTAGCCATTGCAGCATTCGAGCACACCGCAGCTTATGACGGCATGATCGCGAACTACTTCGGTACTATGGTGCCAGCACACAGTAAAGATGAGTGCCATGAAGATTCAAGCTTCCCACGTACCTTCAATACTCAGCTGATCAAAAAGCAAGATTTACGCTACGGTGAAAACAGCCATCAAAAAGCGGCATTCTATGTTGATGCACACATTGATGAAGCATCAGTTGCCAGCGCAACACAATTGCAAGGTAAGGCACTGTCTTACAACAATATCGCTGATACTGACGCAGCTCTTGAATGTGTAAAAGAATTCGAAGGCCCAGCTTGTGTCATCGTTAAGCATGCTAACCCATGTGGTGTCGCACTAGGCGAAACCATCTTAGAAGCTTACGATCGCGCATTCAAAACTGACCCGACATCAGCATTTGGCGGCATCATAGCGTTTAACCAAGAGTTAGATGCAGACACAGCGAAAGCCATTGTTGACCGTCAGTTTGTTGAAGTGATCATTGCGCCAACAGTCAGTGCAGCTGCACGTGAAATTGTTGCTGCTAAAGCTAATGTACGTTTATTAGAGTGTGGTCAGTGGAACACTAAAACCACCACTCAAGACTTTAAACGTGTTAACGGTGGTTTATTAGTACAAGACCGCGACCAAGGTATGGTTGATGTCGCCGATGTTAAAGTGGTTTCAAAAGTCCAACCTACAGCTGAGCAGCTAACTGACTTAATGTTCTGCTGGAAAGTGGCTAAGTTTGTTAAATCGAACGCGATTGTCTACGCCAAAGATGGCATGACTATCGGTGTGGGCGCAGGCCAAATGAGCCGTGTTTACTCTGCGAAAGTGGCAGGTATTAAAGCCGCCGATGAAGGTTTGGTTGTTGAAGGGTCTGTAATGGCATCTGATGCATTCTTCCCATTCCGTGACGGTATTGATGCAGCCGCAGCAGCAGGCATCAGCTGTATCATCCAACCGGGCGGTTCAATTCGTGACGAAGAAATCATCGCAGCAGCTGACGAACATGGCATTGCTATGGTGTTCACCGGAATGCGTCACTTCCGTCACTAA
- the zntR gene encoding Zn(2+)-responsive transcriptional regulator, with product MYRIGELARLFEVKTDTLRFYEKHGLLAPSNRSDAGYRLYNQDDAEKLRFIIRAKAVGFSLSDIAELLSIELDKSNWACADVKGMVDTKLEQVQAKIAELEFFASSLNKLSQACCGGPESAEHCSILEALESSDKELQPKVEHHAAIQN from the coding sequence ATGTATCGAATTGGTGAGCTTGCAAGATTATTTGAAGTAAAAACAGATACGCTGCGATTTTATGAAAAGCATGGCTTATTAGCGCCCTCTAATCGTTCTGACGCGGGCTATCGACTGTATAACCAAGACGACGCCGAAAAACTGCGATTTATTATTCGAGCTAAAGCGGTTGGTTTCAGTTTAAGTGACATTGCTGAGTTGTTATCCATTGAACTGGATAAGTCCAATTGGGCTTGTGCGGATGTTAAAGGGATGGTGGACACCAAACTTGAACAAGTTCAAGCCAAAATTGCTGAGCTTGAGTTTTTTGCCAGCTCATTAAACAAATTATCACAGGCTTGTTGTGGTGGGCCTGAAAGCGCAGAGCATTGCTCTATATTAGAAGCGTTAGAATCATCAGATAAAGAATTGCAGCCAAAAGTTGAACATCACGCTGCTATACAGAATTAA
- a CDS encoding SO_0444 family Cu/Zn efflux transporter: MLIANFVELFLESAPWLLLGLVLAGLLKVFVPMAWMQKQLGGHGLKTVVKAAVIGAPLPLCSCGVIPAAVGLRRSGASKAATTSFLVSTPETGVDSVTVSYVLLGPFMAIIRPIAAITSAIVAGLLVGRDDKTDTKTSAAGKSDKLANELTNDLGSVGEVTSSCCSSKQSNDTAIDTPKFKPNTASMMAQSGVSPLSVVKPLSTQEPAASCCAKTEVTSQTQADNNSEKVSCCSSKATKLETTVEKASCCASKSVASAEVKTETTSCCSSKKDKAAVSEESCCESTKDIATELKSESVLSRVKSGLVYAATDLVRDTALWLLVGLFFAALVQTFVPGDFLAKWGDGILAMLVMVLVSVPMYICATASTPIAAGLLLAGVSPGAVLVFMMAGPATNIATLGVVSKELGKRALLGYLGGVLGVALLFGVLVNYLVANFGFVVMPQIGEQHELLPDFVTISSGVVLALLMAKVIYEKLPIKSMRRDCCS, from the coding sequence ATGTTAATCGCTAACTTTGTAGAGTTATTTTTAGAGTCTGCGCCTTGGTTATTATTAGGCTTAGTGCTCGCTGGTTTGTTAAAAGTGTTTGTGCCAATGGCATGGATGCAAAAACAGTTGGGTGGTCACGGCTTAAAAACAGTCGTTAAAGCCGCTGTCATAGGTGCGCCTCTGCCGTTATGTTCATGCGGGGTTATTCCTGCCGCTGTGGGTTTACGCCGTAGCGGCGCTTCAAAAGCAGCGACCACTTCCTTTTTAGTGTCGACGCCTGAAACTGGGGTTGATTCGGTTACGGTATCTTATGTTTTGCTCGGCCCATTCATGGCTATCATCCGCCCAATTGCAGCAATCACTAGCGCGATTGTGGCAGGCTTATTAGTTGGCAGAGATGATAAGACTGATACGAAAACGAGCGCGGCAGGTAAGTCGGACAAACTTGCTAATGAATTAACTAATGATCTTGGCTCTGTAGGTGAAGTGACATCATCTTGTTGCAGTAGCAAACAATCTAACGACACTGCGATTGACACCCCTAAATTTAAGCCAAATACCGCCTCTATGATGGCTCAGTCGGGCGTGTCTCCACTATCAGTTGTTAAACCATTATCGACGCAAGAACCAGCTGCAAGTTGTTGCGCTAAAACAGAGGTTACCTCTCAAACTCAAGCTGATAACAATTCAGAGAAAGTTAGTTGCTGTTCAAGTAAAGCAACTAAGTTAGAAACGACTGTCGAAAAAGCCAGTTGTTGTGCAAGTAAATCAGTGGCGAGTGCGGAAGTTAAAACTGAAACAACCAGCTGCTGTTCAAGCAAGAAAGATAAAGCTGCTGTGTCAGAAGAAAGCTGCTGTGAGTCGACCAAAGATATAGCAACAGAGCTTAAAAGTGAGTCAGTATTATCTCGCGTTAAGTCAGGGCTCGTGTATGCCGCCACTGATTTAGTCAGAGACACTGCCTTATGGTTATTAGTGGGCTTATTCTTTGCGGCTTTAGTGCAAACCTTTGTACCGGGAGACTTTTTAGCCAAATGGGGTGACGGCATTTTAGCCATGCTAGTGATGGTATTGGTATCAGTACCTATGTATATCTGCGCTACAGCATCAACGCCAATAGCGGCGGGGTTATTATTAGCAGGCGTATCACCTGGTGCAGTATTGGTGTTTATGATGGCGGGTCCAGCTACCAATATTGCAACGCTTGGGGTAGTTAGTAAAGAATTAGGTAAGCGTGCATTATTAGGCTATTTAGGCGGAGTGCTAGGTGTTGCATTGCTGTTTGGTGTGCTAGTTAATTACTTGGTGGCCAACTTTGGCTTTGTGGTCATGCCACAAATTGGTGAACAACATGAGTTGTTGCCAGACTTTGTGACTATAAGTTCAGGAGTTGTATTAGCACTATTAATGGCGAAAGTGATTTACGAGAAGTTACCTATAAAGAGTATGCGAAGAGACTGTTGTTCTTAA
- a CDS encoding multiheme c-type cytochrome: MKHLTKCKLAFVIAAAVGIAGCGSDGKDGAPGEPGPGPTPPTTETSEITNVDVIHHAVEDGLVTVEFGITNEDDIRIVGLEDAELYLAALTEQGIKRSNSSDENPVGGAAKASDEGASLTELENGNYEFIAPMAAVTAGTEGIIRFQVGGGEIATSDYIVIDKPVEAMTTSTEACYTCHVDYSTSSFRHPSRVAVDLEGETDFVAGCMTCHGHVTRDDGGSNTHMQKIGHINHQGFETGFEVSNCTTCHVDPITTVYSQQTCHDCHDAAGVANTEVEATFNSFNESGDDWREFHTVMTERKELKEEHVASASAPYFVQETSQWCSDISLHNAEENQLNLGELVDAGTVSVSSYLHGYYEASITGRAASMSVSTSGESVALCGTLDESFAGSELFASARITFDGLMSITTHSDIVSAEGAFINEFERRHSVTADSCTSCHNSEGDYHKGGSFDEGGFGCLACHNNGQDRNAKSSAPGFGPMVHSMHWGEGSDAVTGEPNSATKLNAENCVACHADGIDLYEVPNAYIKSKAFNGGDAGVMTSPVMANCFACHNDEKAQSHMEQNGGELNVPVTADWHTQPTSESCATCHAEGKSFGIEKFHVFER; the protein is encoded by the coding sequence ATGAAACATTTAACGAAATGCAAATTAGCATTTGTTATCGCAGCGGCAGTGGGGATTGCTGGTTGTGGTAGTGACGGTAAAGATGGCGCACCAGGCGAGCCTGGTCCAGGACCAACCCCACCAACGACTGAAACTTCAGAAATTACAAATGTAGATGTGATCCATCATGCAGTTGAAGATGGTCTAGTAACAGTTGAGTTTGGCATCACAAATGAAGACGATATTCGCATCGTTGGTTTAGAAGATGCTGAGCTATATCTTGCCGCTTTAACTGAGCAAGGTATCAAGCGTAGTAATAGCAGCGATGAAAACCCTGTTGGCGGCGCGGCAAAAGCAAGTGACGAAGGCGCTTCGTTAACTGAGCTTGAAAATGGCAACTATGAGTTTATTGCGCCAATGGCTGCAGTAACTGCTGGCACTGAAGGCATTATTCGCTTCCAAGTGGGTGGCGGTGAAATCGCAACGTCTGACTACATCGTTATTGATAAGCCAGTTGAAGCAATGACAACTTCAACAGAAGCTTGTTATACCTGTCACGTTGATTACTCAACCTCAAGCTTCAGACATCCATCGCGCGTAGCGGTTGATTTAGAAGGCGAAACAGATTTTGTTGCGGGTTGTATGACTTGTCACGGTCACGTTACTCGTGATGATGGTGGCTCTAACACCCACATGCAAAAAATTGGTCATATCAACCACCAAGGGTTTGAGACTGGTTTTGAGGTCTCAAACTGTACAACTTGTCACGTAGATCCAATCACTACAGTATACAGCCAACAGACTTGTCATGATTGTCATGATGCAGCAGGTGTTGCAAACACTGAAGTTGAAGCGACATTCAACAGCTTTAATGAATCTGGTGATGACTGGCGTGAATTCCACACTGTAATGACTGAACGTAAAGAACTGAAGGAAGAGCATGTTGCTTCAGCTTCAGCACCTTATTTTGTTCAAGAAACTTCGCAGTGGTGTAGCGATATTTCTCTTCACAATGCTGAGGAAAATCAACTAAACCTAGGTGAACTTGTTGATGCTGGTACAGTATCAGTTTCTAGCTACTTACACGGTTACTACGAAGCGTCAATCACTGGTCGTGCAGCTTCTATGAGCGTTTCTACATCAGGTGAGAGTGTTGCTTTATGTGGCACTTTAGATGAAAGCTTCGCGGGTTCAGAATTATTTGCTTCTGCACGTATTACATTTGATGGTCTAATGAGTATTACAACTCACTCTGACATCGTCAGTGCTGAAGGTGCATTCATCAATGAATTTGAGCGTCGTCATAGTGTGACTGCTGACAGCTGCACTTCATGTCATAACTCAGAAGGCGATTACCATAAAGGCGGTAGCTTTGATGAAGGTGGCTTTGGTTGTTTAGCGTGTCATAACAACGGTCAAGATCGTAATGCTAAAAGTTCAGCTCCTGGCTTTGGACCAATGGTTCATAGCATGCACTGGGGTGAAGGTAGCGATGCAGTAACTGGCGAGCCAAACTCTGCGACTAAGCTAAATGCTGAAAACTGTGTTGCTTGTCATGCTGATGGTATCGACTTATACGAAGTGCCAAATGCATACATCAAATCTAAAGCATTCAATGGTGGTGACGCTGGTGTGATGACTTCTCCTGTTATGGCAAACTGTTTTGCTTGTCATAACGATGAGAAAGCACAAAGCCATATGGAGCAAAATGGTGGTGAGCTAAACGTACCGGTTACTGCTGATTGGCATACTCAACCTACATCAGAATCTTGTGCAACTTGTCATGCTGAAGGTAAGTCTTTCGGTATCGAAAAATTCCACGTTTTTGAGCGCTAA
- a CDS encoding multiheme c-type cytochrome — protein sequence MKNLTKCRLAFVVAAAMGIAGCGSDGKDGEDGAPGEPGPGPTPPVVETSEVTNVEFISHMVEEGQVTLEFEITDEDGALIVGLENAGVYLAAKTDMGIQRSRDGSVGGSATAGGDNATEGATLTMLDDGRYEFIAPMAAVQADTEGLIRLQVGGGEIASSPYIIVNKPEMTHTTTTETCYSCHVDYATSDIRHSGYVALNTDGEVDFVGGCMVCHNNVARDVAEDGSSLDTGGYAKATMQKLGHINHQKFEKDFTPTNCYTCHAEPVINTSIAGNGCNDCHTSDSAAAAIVQANSDFDARAFHAQSALIGLEERQTIRAEHSTTLSAIYQNAAGDYCTDLSLYKGEEMLNIEALYADGTLSYASTYIHGYHNESIVGRESRSYSEIYNADGSKTMCHATLDLQTAQIMASSRLTFKGGNWIDDDSKYGVSFTSYSPVTELADLSQETEYDRRHAVTTDSCTTCHNNETNYHKNGSYVEGGLDCVACHNNGQDRSAKNSAPGFGPMVHSMHWGIGNELSGAKTDEDGNNVPNSADSLNADNCVSCHAEGISLAEIPNQYMLSKAYNGGVSGVMTSPVTANCYACHDSASALSHMEQNGGELNVPAGDDWYTHGTAESCATCHDTGKSFGIDKFHNFER from the coding sequence ATGAAAAATTTAACGAAATGCAGATTAGCTTTCGTTGTTGCAGCGGCAATGGGGATTGCAGGCTGTGGTAGCGATGGTAAAGACGGCGAAGATGGCGCACCAGGTGAACCAGGTCCAGGCCCTACTCCACCAGTAGTAGAAACTTCTGAAGTAACCAATGTTGAGTTTATTTCTCATATGGTTGAAGAAGGTCAAGTCACACTTGAATTTGAAATTACTGATGAAGACGGCGCATTAATTGTTGGTCTTGAAAACGCTGGTGTTTATCTAGCAGCAAAAACTGACATGGGCATCCAGCGTTCGCGTGATGGCTCAGTTGGTGGTAGTGCAACAGCAGGCGGTGATAACGCTACTGAAGGCGCAACGCTAACTATGCTTGACGATGGTCGCTATGAATTTATTGCGCCAATGGCGGCAGTTCAAGCAGATACCGAAGGTTTAATTCGTTTACAAGTTGGTGGTGGTGAAATTGCTTCTTCACCTTACATTATTGTAAACAAGCCTGAGATGACTCATACAACAACGACTGAAACATGTTATTCATGTCACGTTGATTACGCTACTTCAGATATCAGACATAGTGGTTATGTTGCTTTAAATACTGATGGCGAAGTTGATTTCGTTGGCGGTTGTATGGTTTGTCATAACAACGTTGCTCGTGATGTCGCTGAAGATGGTTCTTCTTTAGACACTGGCGGTTATGCTAAAGCGACTATGCAAAAGCTTGGTCATATTAATCACCAGAAATTTGAAAAAGATTTCACTCCGACTAACTGTTACACCTGTCACGCCGAGCCAGTAATCAATACTAGCATTGCGGGTAACGGTTGTAATGATTGTCATACTTCAGATTCTGCTGCAGCGGCAATTGTTCAAGCAAACAGTGATTTTGATGCACGTGCATTCCATGCACAATCAGCACTAATTGGTCTTGAAGAGCGTCAAACTATTCGTGCAGAGCATTCAACTACATTATCAGCTATTTACCAAAATGCTGCTGGTGACTACTGTACAGATTTAAGCCTTTATAAAGGCGAAGAAATGTTGAACATCGAAGCGCTATACGCTGACGGTACGCTAAGTTACGCAAGTACTTATATTCATGGTTACCACAACGAGTCTATCGTTGGCCGTGAGTCTCGCTCATACAGTGAAATCTATAATGCTGATGGTTCTAAAACCATGTGTCATGCAACGTTAGATCTTCAAACTGCACAAATCATGGCAAGCTCTCGTCTTACTTTTAAAGGCGGAAACTGGATTGATGACGATAGTAAATACGGTGTTTCATTTACTAGCTACTCGCCAGTGACTGAACTTGCAGATCTATCTCAAGAAACAGAATACGATCGTCGTCATGCTGTTACTACTGATAGCTGTACGACTTGTCACAACAACGAAACGAACTACCATAAAAATGGTAGCTATGTTGAAGGTGGCTTAGATTGTGTTGCTTGTCATAACAACGGCCAAGATCGTAGTGCTAAAAACTCAGCACCAGGCTTCGGACCTATGGTTCACAGCATGCACTGGGGTATTGGTAACGAACTTTCTGGTGCTAAGACTGATGAAGATGGTAACAACGTACCAAATTCAGCAGACAGCTTAAACGCTGATAACTGTGTATCTTGTCACGCTGAAGGTATCTCACTAGCTGAAATCCCTAACCAGTATATGCTTTCAAAAGCTTATAACGGTGGTGTTTCTGGTGTTATGACTAGCCCAGTCACCGCTAACTGTTATGCTTGTCACGACAGCGCATCAGCACTAAGCCACATGGAACAAAATGGCGGAGAGCTAAATGTTCCAGCTGGTGATGATTGGTACACTCACGGTACTGCTGAATCTTGTGCAACATGTCATGACACCGGTAAATCATTCGGTATCGACAAGTTCCACAACTTCGAGCGTTAA